Sequence from the Amaranthus tricolor cultivar Red isolate AtriRed21 chromosome 1, ASM2621246v1, whole genome shotgun sequence genome:
cttaaagtgatcggTTACAATCTTAAAAGTGATCAGTTAGAGAAATGAGCTAATTATGTGAGCTCatttcatggtgagacggtctcatacaagacttgctgataCCATTTAGATGTATGAGTTTTAAAACAATATTTTAGTAAATCTAAAGTTCCATATGGATCATCGGAACAGTACAAATCCATTTTGCTTTACCAAAAACTTCTCAAATAACAAGTGCAGAGAAAATCCTCCACCTATAGATTAGCCAAGATAATCACTAGCAGAGTgaattcaccaaaataattctAGAAGTCCGAATAAGCTCAAATAACACTTTTAGAGAAACCTTAATCAATATTAGCGATGTATGATCGTTTATATAATCTGGTGGCTTAGTTCATTACgggttgaaaaaaaaaaacgaaagacTAGCGTTCACAGTAAATAGAGTTTAGCACATGCTCACTGCTCAGGCACGAAGAATGCGAGGAAACAGAAAAGATGTTTGAAAAGATATGCACAATAGGATAAAAAAGCATACCTGTAGAATCTCCTCTAGATACTTCTTTACAACCCTTAAGTCCGTGGACTTGTCACTATGCATTGCTGAAACAATATCCGTCCTGAATCTCACATAACGAACATGCTTACCGACAAATTATTGTGCGATAAAGATTGATTGCAAATTTTACACTTACCCTAATATATAATGTTGTTGAAGTTTCGGAGGTATTATGTCACCAAAAAGCAAAGCGTCTTGGGCTAATTGGACCAAAATTCTACGCACAATTTCTCCCAAATATCTTCCGGATAGCATCTTCTCTAAAATCTGAGGGACTAGAGCGAGTTGTAATAAGTTTCAAGAAATACAAAAATATCCGTTTCTTCATCTAAAATGTGAATATGACATTAACCTGCTTGTTTTGGTTCGGACTATCTTTGTCTAGTGCAGTATCATATTCCGTCAATGGAAGAAGCGGAGAATAAAAGTTTCCCCATTCAGTATTGATTACCTATAGTTTGACAATGAAACCATTATTTTTTACTGAAGTTCCGAAATCAACATTTCTTTCTTAAATTCAGGGAATGTATGTAACTTCATATACCATATGTCCTGATTCTGGTGGGGGACCATACGGCTTCTTTATGTTATCAGATTGTTCTACATAAGCGGCATTCAATCCGGTACCCAAAATGACAGCCGCAACAACATTTTTGTCGTAAAACAGACCTCCGGCCAATGTGCCAACAGTATCGTTGAGCTGGTCACGATTTATATGTTAGTAACTATGGAAGTTCAGAAACAGAAATGACAGAAAACGTTGACAACTTCACTTGAAGAACTGGTCGTTTGCCTTACCAAAGCAGTCACGTTAACATCAATAGCTCGTTTCTCTAAAGCCTTTGTTAACTCTTTTACCATGTCTTTGCCAATCTGATAAGATTTAAATGATCAAATGTTAGAATAATTGTTCATCAATTTAGCTGTACTGGATGAATATTAAGCAGTATCTTAAAATATTTCCCTTCATTTTTTAGGAGCAATCTTCTGTATCCCATTAGAAGTTGACATTTCGCAAGCTCATACATGAACTAGAAAGTTTTAGAACATTGAATTacaaatgaaaagaaaaggTCATAAATGTGCATGTTCTATTCCACAAGCACTTCACTTCCTGTTGTACTTTTGATCAGTGATGGCTACAGACCGGGTTGGGCCAGTTCTGGTTCTTAAAAATTGGAACCTGATTTGGACCTTAGGGTTTCGGTTCTGCTTGTGGTTCCAGGCGGTTCCAGATGGTTCCTTAACGATTTAGGAAGAATTTGCAAATATTGTACCTTTCAAACCACTCCAAGGTGGGAGTCACTTAGTTGCGTTGGGATGATGAAATGTTATTGGGTCTAAATAGTGTCCAATATCAAAAGTGTGGAATCAAGGACTAGAGAGACACTTTGACACTAgctaaaatcaaaaatttgtgaaaatataCCCACAGAAAAGCCCATCATAAAATGAATTGCATGCATTGTTATCATTGCCAAACCCATATCCAAAAAACAATTTATGCAAGCCCAAACCCAAGATGTGTTATGTACCCTATCATAACCCTCACACGAGAGCattttgggctagaagtgtagaTATAACACGGAGCCACAGACATCCCCAAACCTGGCGCTAAATAATACCACTTGAAATGAGGGTGTGTCATGTGTGTCACATTGGCTTATGATACTATGTCAAAGaaacaactcaaccaaaatcTTAAGCTTATGGTGGTAGccccaagatatattatatactccatCAAATAGTACATATATAAAAGAAGTATAAGAGACTTACAGCATCTTTTACATTAAAGTCTTTAGTCCAATTAAGGAGAGTCCCAGAGTTGATCCTTGTTTGGTGCACCGGAAATGAGAAAGTAAAACCAAGCTCCCTCTTCTTACCAGGAGGAATCTTGTAGTCTAAATCATCTTCGTTTTCAAGAACATGTGAAACTTTTTCCGCTATATAATCAAACAGTTCCTGAAATCAAAGCTCTGTATCAAATGTCTGAAAACAGCTCATTTCTTCAAAGACAAAAAAGAGAGAAAGATTTTACTTACATGTAATTTTCCAACCTTGATTGAAGCAGGAACCTTATAGGATTCAGACTTAAGGTTAGTAGTCCTATCTCCTTGCAACGTAACCCGCATTACACGTAGGTTTGTCCCTCCCAAATCTAATGCATAAAAGCATCCCTCTTCATGACTGAAAGGCAGCAACCAGAAGAATACTATTCAGTTTTGTTATAATTGGTGGTGAGGAGCAGAAGCCACAAGGAAACAGAAGATTGAGTTGATTTGTACTTGAAGGTACAACTAAGGAACTGAATTACTATTGCAAGTAATAAGATGAAAACGCAATAAATAAGGCAAATAATAACACTGGgttttaaggaggttcaccaaCTTCTCTATGTCCTCCCTTAGGGGCAGGCTATGTTACTCAGACTTTTCagtttgcttcacgtacccgtgttcGAACCTTGATGCTcagacattggtatggcacttagacacttcaatttaggcgtaaaattgaatatttagatgtatctgacac
This genomic interval carries:
- the LOC130800134 gene encoding hexokinase-2-like; this translates as MGDCPINDNGEKRLEEMMKKIEDEFWLPVELLKKLSDDIELMIRKGLQDESTSFIKMLVSYVDSLPSGHEEGCFYALDLGGTNLRVMRVTLQGDRTTNLKSESYKVPASIKVGKLHELFDYIAEKVSHVLENEDDLDYKIPPGKKRELGFTFSFPVHQTRINSGTLLNWTKDFNVKDAIGKDMVKELTKALEKRAIDVNVTALLNDTVGTLAGGLFYDKNVVAAVILGTGLNAAYVEQSDNIKKPYGPPPESGHMVINTEWGNFYSPLLPLTEYDTALDKDSPNQNKQILEKMLSGRYLGEIVRRILVQLAQDALLFGDIIPPKLQQHYILGTDIVSAMHSDKSTDLRVVKKYLEEILQISNVSLEKRKLVVKICEIVSTRGARLAAAAILAILKKLGKDTANEGETVVAVDGSLFEKYDEFKACLQKTLADELLDEQVSKSVVLKQFKDASGIGAAVVAASHSIYNS